In Microbulbifer sp. GL-2, the following are encoded in one genomic region:
- a CDS encoding RHS repeat-associated core domain-containing protein, producing the protein MSFSFLEFRSLTAPFSIARFFIYVAVLFWSSQAHALLNLRGPSENYTGSFTLTWSSGYTNYVLQEYKNGVLQRDWELNNKTSLSITGRSTGEWEYQIRGYGGGGGGGTIPLVAAKSTVLPVTSAASSSNNFSWLKVKVYRPPAVPSKPSSSTQITTSSTNVSWGAVSGATFYKLQKRKNSGGWVNQNTNVAGTSAYATGLSDGNWNFQVAACTHVNACSSYSSISSTAIVRLKPPSPATPTLSASTSTSGSVGLSWNSVSKATYYDLQKRVNGSLSLVQSGISGTSKTVTGLPDSTADFRLRACNQYSWSCSAYSVYSSDVVVRAKPPTPSAPIPGATTSTGSLNLSWNAVGSATYYDVYKKSSGGGEAIAISGATGNSGTIPGLTDGIWNIRIRACNGYSWACSNYSGYSTDITVRQKPTGLSAPTVPNHSSTGYFTVRWVEATGTVTHYNIQESVDGSGWQTIDTVTGIPYTIQSYKEGNYLFRIVACNEFSWACTTSPSSSTTVAYPSADTAPTLTNYSDGSNYTVSWPSGNGAIRRLRSYPSGGTQFFYNNELSTTIKPTEDGIFQYAIAYCNRVPEPGGDDATKIVCGNESALSAPIEILSKPATQGGLSVSANTDTGDVSVSWEQAKPNADYYNVKEVTSGALQKINEPVRKAIFSNRNNGNYSYIYSACNKYDSCSDWSDSQSIDLLRKPNSVNSLAVTGDLENGEYTITWNSPTGPVDYYEYREKLNGVWLDYQNIDLTQQLGPILKPDGTYEYAIRACNTQGCGPEASTGSLRIVHPQPQSPTELKVEHLSGALYLSWIRSADGNDDAYEFRLNGEGWQATDTLTGTTQRIGGYGLYQFDVRACNLIPEGRKCSDPVAVSYDYVDPDPSSPGWAKRASPELYIPGSATIQPSLATHHNVQVLAGEGSVSGGAASYQVPLTLPLGRNNVMPSVSFAYSSRSGSSTMGMGWSLAAGSAISRCPQTLIHDGRKIGVQYNATNDRLCIDGQRLLLVAGTYGQSGAEYRTELDTFARITQSGAINSSGTSFKVEMKDGRVRHYGVNTNSRHIASGRSQVLTWALSREDGLANGNNSIHYEYQSFGSGEYELADIYYTGNSSTVGNRHIEFIYSGRPDRSSQYLAGGLTRQTQRLDSVQISLEGLPVREYQLGYGTSAASSRSLLNSITECGYDALGLSQCGEPTTFTWQDSSNAYLLEKFGYRTGAGNWQENGAEPTGILQDVRRIDQALPRGDFNGDGVRDWSGYHISAEGELTGTFIAGEENCFRNSYAGRYECAEIDIDQDGKTDGWRRQSDQLQIATKRDSAGNFIWNSTSIALTNYDRILNSDDYNGDGWPDLFILRDVGPAAPTNKLLYLYLHTGNPDNAFINNGREIVDYEYHIVQRLAKYDVQFMGDVDGNGLPDLLVSEVRINITGADVVSAPQPRPSYFLYAESDGTSVNFVPVDATAELPALTVDDLIINHYTFIDMNADGLTDWLKWSGAGENLQYRLNKGNRQMTGWVDLGLPDAIPSRSYRHNVSIGDPAIAHVRAPKYLSAFKQMDTDNDGRAELLFPGQRLVTSCQTRFDYQDFKEFCGDDLYGWRRPYDREPPIYSNIPASNFDRGIYQFDGIRFVEQSNGSITAEYFTSDIVGSAYQSAVVDATGNGLMDLVFAYGCDIGDNDCRIETASGVMAGKAQGVYILRNRGSVSDESRYEPTDMLIAVENGFGTRDEWHYRPLSSRDDRYHSSAKPFYERGGYLDSLSSSVQEDHFEFTSSMYVVAEHRQSNGVGGLNKKQYRYKGAVFNNKGRGFQGFHSIIEEDLAADIETQSDFHQIFPLAGKLHKQRQWELADRTADTSGVNAFKESTFEWQFWPKGGHSSPTVVDALTDSWNVSANDPYFVGPKEQSSIYRTLKRSGNSRTHLYTQSQTTSFDAWGNVLLAENRYEEANSSHIVVSTTDTQYAAADQTNWWINKPSKQTVTKKSIQSRKGVAIAANTDTQQSVVVDFLQWDSNARKPKQVKTTPSNGKWTQVDTVYNNYGLPTKVTTSAEGEAQTRVAETTAFSTDGYFPKTVKNALGHTATTETNAKFGKPDSVTDANGLTTRYSYDAFGRAIKVTAPSALGLKAAPDIYTALQWCNSGCSRAPAAVFKTIQQQAGTPEQITYHDQLGRVIRTEVQAFDGSDWIARTVTYNTLGQTTFESVPHYASSGTSYGTRYLDYDTFGRALRKTVNQTNGQQLDVTYTHEQASGFTTDILVNGRLMSRTYNGLQQLTETVDALSGTTRYAYDGAGNPIVLQDANSNRITANYNALGQKEWVDDPNMGAKSFTYTGFGEVETEIDGNLDITSFTYDRLGRMESRSVNGTEEASWKFDSAANGKGLLARESRSDASYARSYSYDALSRPYKVTTAIDGEDFVTQSHFDSNYGRLKGLSYPSGLTLQYGYNSTGYQFRTSNAASGYTYREITQMDAWGEWEFASIAAGNYTIGRSFHGETGQMAGTTFDSLVQNHQGIAYSYDSFGNLFEQVVQLPSESPALNVENHYYDVLNRLDYSTRTDGPGIDYDYDAIGNLLKKDDFASSYSYTGGSNGGPSAVKSVSLINGGTKTYGYDQNGNRTHENGAQQIWYNAFNKPTRINRNGANLYFYYGADQMRYKQVNQTSGKTTLYIDKLFEKITGGGETQYRHFIGDIAVLTTTEKGSDVTHQIGFSHRDRLGSTAAVGDEAGNLRESHSFDPFGKPRQGNILDKDTAILESTYSTRGFTDHEHLDDVALIHMNGRAYDYNLGRFLSVDPVIQSPGNSQSLNPYSYIMNNPLAGTDPSGYTPDCIQSDDGTTTCTGTVKVNQTGSRIVQRVTATTTTSGATTSVHLSGGNGGAQQTVAGIITATLKSTGFRAVDIGSQASRGNLQGDQGAADSGQSGGVGNSGLNENGVHHQQVCHMGCHGIEYSEHRQATDEELVPLHITAAVIDLATPLPPIVTAFRTPKAADAINTLRAASATKGASKALRPVGSILESVNDVLANPKLLAGKTPAQVHAIIGKTPGWKVETLRKGSRKGEGWVFREYKNNGKLTGQVIRWHPGSARKGGDAYWRVTDLINGKSDPIF; encoded by the coding sequence ATGTCCTTTTCTTTTCTGGAGTTTCGTAGTCTTACTGCTCCTTTTTCTATTGCGCGCTTTTTTATCTATGTGGCTGTGCTTTTTTGGTCCTCCCAGGCTCATGCACTGCTAAATCTAAGGGGGCCTTCAGAAAACTATACTGGCAGCTTTACTCTCACATGGAGTAGCGGATACACCAACTATGTTTTGCAAGAATATAAAAATGGTGTGTTACAGCGCGATTGGGAACTGAATAACAAAACCAGTCTTAGTATTACGGGAAGAAGTACCGGTGAATGGGAATATCAGATTCGCGGTTATGGCGGTGGTGGTGGCGGTGGCACAATTCCATTGGTTGCCGCAAAGTCGACCGTTCTACCTGTAACATCAGCAGCCAGTTCCTCAAATAACTTTTCGTGGCTAAAAGTCAAGGTTTACCGGCCCCCGGCAGTCCCTAGTAAACCCTCTTCATCTACTCAAATTACGACCTCGAGTACCAATGTTTCCTGGGGCGCGGTGAGTGGGGCCACTTTTTATAAGCTACAGAAACGGAAGAATAGTGGTGGCTGGGTCAACCAAAATACCAATGTCGCTGGTACCTCAGCCTATGCCACAGGCCTTTCTGATGGTAATTGGAACTTCCAAGTAGCAGCCTGTACACACGTCAATGCCTGTTCCTCTTATAGCAGTATAAGTAGTACTGCAATTGTCCGCCTCAAACCGCCATCCCCTGCGACTCCCACGCTTTCTGCGAGCACAAGCACGAGTGGCAGTGTTGGTCTCTCTTGGAATTCAGTTTCTAAGGCAACTTATTACGATCTTCAGAAACGTGTCAATGGCAGCCTTTCTTTGGTGCAGTCCGGCATTAGTGGTACGTCAAAGACCGTGACGGGCCTGCCCGATAGTACAGCGGATTTCCGTTTGCGCGCCTGTAACCAGTACAGTTGGTCTTGCTCTGCTTATAGTGTCTACAGCAGTGATGTAGTGGTGAGGGCTAAACCGCCCACCCCATCTGCGCCAATACCTGGCGCAACGACCAGCACAGGTAGTCTGAATCTATCTTGGAATGCCGTGGGAAGTGCTACTTATTATGATGTTTACAAAAAAAGCAGTGGTGGTGGCGAGGCTATTGCTATTTCGGGTGCGACTGGAAACTCTGGGACTATACCGGGATTAACAGACGGGATATGGAATATTCGGATTAGGGCATGTAATGGGTATAGTTGGGCTTGCTCAAATTACTCGGGGTACAGCACTGATATCACTGTACGGCAAAAGCCTACAGGTCTATCGGCCCCCACTGTCCCAAATCATAGTAGCACAGGGTATTTTACCGTACGGTGGGTGGAAGCTACTGGTACGGTGACGCACTACAACATCCAGGAGTCTGTAGATGGTAGTGGCTGGCAAACCATCGATACTGTTACAGGTATACCTTATACGATTCAATCGTATAAGGAAGGAAATTATCTTTTTCGTATTGTAGCTTGTAATGAATTTTCATGGGCTTGCACGACTAGTCCCAGCTCAAGTACTACTGTGGCCTACCCAAGTGCCGATACAGCGCCTACGCTTACGAATTATAGTGATGGCAGCAATTACACTGTGTCTTGGCCTTCAGGGAATGGGGCCATACGCAGGCTCCGCAGTTACCCCAGTGGGGGAACTCAGTTTTTCTATAACAATGAGCTGTCCACGACCATCAAGCCCACTGAAGATGGGATCTTCCAGTATGCGATTGCCTACTGCAATAGAGTTCCAGAACCGGGTGGTGATGATGCTACAAAAATCGTGTGCGGTAATGAGAGTGCACTCAGTGCTCCCATAGAAATCTTGTCCAAACCAGCCACCCAAGGGGGGCTATCCGTTTCAGCGAATACAGATACTGGGGATGTTTCCGTAAGCTGGGAGCAGGCGAAGCCCAATGCTGATTACTATAACGTTAAGGAAGTTACTTCAGGGGCTCTCCAAAAAATCAACGAACCGGTCCGCAAGGCGATATTTTCCAACCGTAATAACGGGAATTACAGTTACATTTATAGTGCCTGTAATAAATATGATTCCTGTAGTGATTGGAGCGATAGTCAGAGTATAGATCTATTGCGAAAACCCAATAGTGTTAACAGCTTGGCTGTTACTGGGGATCTGGAAAATGGCGAATATACGATTACCTGGAACAGTCCTACGGGGCCGGTAGACTATTATGAGTACCGGGAAAAGCTTAACGGCGTTTGGCTTGATTACCAGAATATAGACTTGACCCAGCAATTGGGGCCTATCCTAAAACCAGACGGTACTTACGAATACGCAATCCGTGCGTGCAATACCCAAGGCTGCGGTCCTGAGGCCAGTACCGGTAGCCTCCGTATTGTTCACCCTCAACCACAATCCCCCACCGAACTCAAAGTCGAGCACTTAAGCGGCGCATTGTATTTAAGCTGGATAAGATCTGCCGATGGTAACGATGATGCCTATGAATTCCGGCTAAACGGGGAAGGGTGGCAGGCGACAGACACTCTCACTGGCACCACTCAGCGTATAGGTGGCTATGGTTTATACCAGTTTGATGTACGCGCTTGTAACTTAATTCCAGAGGGCAGGAAATGTTCGGATCCCGTGGCCGTCAGCTACGACTATGTGGACCCTGATCCGAGCTCTCCTGGATGGGCCAAACGCGCTTCTCCTGAGCTTTACATTCCGGGCAGCGCAACAATCCAGCCCTCACTGGCAACTCATCACAACGTTCAGGTTCTTGCAGGTGAGGGTAGTGTCAGCGGTGGTGCCGCGAGTTATCAAGTTCCGCTAACTCTGCCTCTAGGGCGTAACAATGTAATGCCCTCGGTATCCTTCGCATATTCCAGCCGGTCTGGCAGTAGCACAATGGGGATGGGTTGGAGTTTGGCCGCGGGGTCTGCAATCAGTCGCTGCCCTCAAACCCTAATTCATGATGGCCGTAAAATTGGTGTTCAATACAATGCTACCAATGATCGCCTGTGCATCGATGGCCAGCGATTGCTCCTGGTAGCGGGCACTTATGGCCAGTCCGGCGCCGAGTATCGAACAGAGCTGGACACCTTCGCTCGTATTACTCAAAGCGGGGCCATTAATAGCTCTGGCACCTCTTTTAAAGTGGAAATGAAGGACGGCCGTGTACGCCACTACGGTGTTAACACTAACAGCCGGCATATTGCCAGTGGTCGCAGCCAGGTGCTTACCTGGGCTCTATCCCGTGAGGATGGTTTAGCGAATGGTAATAATTCCATTCACTATGAGTACCAAAGCTTTGGTTCTGGGGAGTATGAACTAGCGGATATTTATTACACAGGGAACAGCAGTACGGTTGGTAATCGCCACATTGAGTTTATTTATAGTGGCAGGCCTGATCGGTCATCGCAGTACCTGGCTGGAGGACTCACCCGGCAAACTCAGCGTCTTGATAGCGTACAGATTAGCCTGGAAGGCTTACCAGTACGTGAATATCAGCTCGGCTACGGCACAAGTGCCGCCTCCAGCCGCAGTTTATTAAACAGTATTACTGAGTGTGGTTACGATGCCTTGGGGTTATCCCAATGTGGAGAGCCCACCACTTTCACCTGGCAGGATAGTAGTAACGCCTACCTATTGGAGAAATTTGGTTATAGGACTGGTGCTGGGAACTGGCAAGAGAATGGGGCAGAGCCAACAGGCATACTCCAGGATGTCCGCCGCATTGATCAGGCGTTGCCGCGCGGAGATTTTAATGGCGATGGTGTACGTGATTGGTCCGGATACCATATCTCTGCGGAAGGTGAGCTTACCGGGACCTTTATTGCTGGCGAGGAAAATTGTTTCCGTAATAGTTATGCCGGCCGCTATGAATGTGCGGAGATAGATATCGACCAAGACGGTAAAACCGACGGTTGGCGCCGGCAAAGTGATCAGTTACAAATTGCCACTAAGCGTGATAGCGCCGGGAATTTTATCTGGAATAGTACATCGATTGCGTTGACAAACTACGATCGAATCCTTAACAGTGATGATTATAACGGTGATGGATGGCCGGATCTCTTTATTTTACGAGATGTAGGCCCTGCAGCGCCCACGAATAAACTCCTATACCTCTATTTGCATACTGGCAATCCTGACAATGCCTTTATCAACAATGGTAGAGAAATTGTTGATTATGAATATCACATTGTACAAAGGCTTGCTAAGTACGACGTGCAGTTTATGGGGGATGTTGATGGTAATGGCCTTCCGGACCTGCTGGTCTCGGAAGTCCGGATCAATATTACCGGTGCTGATGTTGTCAGCGCACCCCAGCCGCGTCCAAGTTATTTTCTCTATGCAGAAAGTGACGGAACCTCTGTCAATTTTGTTCCGGTGGATGCTACAGCTGAACTGCCTGCACTGACGGTTGATGATCTCATCATCAATCACTACACCTTTATCGATATGAATGCCGATGGCCTTACGGATTGGCTGAAGTGGAGTGGTGCGGGGGAAAACCTGCAGTATCGTTTAAATAAAGGCAATCGTCAGATGACCGGCTGGGTAGACCTTGGGTTGCCCGATGCCATTCCCTCCAGGTCATATCGCCACAATGTGAGTATAGGCGATCCGGCGATTGCACATGTGCGGGCGCCCAAATATTTAAGCGCGTTCAAGCAGATGGATACCGATAATGATGGACGCGCGGAACTGCTGTTTCCCGGGCAGCGCCTGGTCACCAGTTGCCAAACACGTTTTGATTATCAGGACTTTAAAGAGTTTTGCGGCGATGATCTCTATGGCTGGCGCCGTCCCTACGACCGGGAACCGCCTATTTACAGTAATATCCCCGCTAGCAACTTTGACCGCGGCATTTATCAGTTCGATGGCATTCGTTTTGTTGAACAGTCAAACGGCAGTATTACGGCTGAATACTTTACCTCAGATATTGTCGGCTCCGCTTACCAGTCCGCAGTAGTGGATGCCACGGGCAACGGCTTGATGGACCTGGTCTTTGCCTATGGCTGTGACATAGGAGATAACGACTGTCGTATCGAAACTGCCAGTGGCGTTATGGCAGGCAAGGCGCAAGGAGTTTATATACTGCGCAATCGTGGCTCGGTGAGCGATGAGAGTCGCTACGAACCTACCGATATGCTTATCGCTGTAGAAAATGGCTTCGGTACTCGCGACGAATGGCACTACCGGCCCTTATCCTCCCGCGATGACCGCTACCATTCCAGTGCAAAACCCTTTTACGAGCGTGGCGGATACCTCGATAGCTTATCCTCCTCGGTTCAGGAAGATCACTTCGAGTTCACCTCCAGCATGTATGTGGTGGCGGAGCACCGCCAGTCCAATGGCGTGGGTGGTCTGAATAAAAAGCAATACCGCTACAAGGGAGCGGTATTTAATAATAAAGGCCGCGGCTTCCAGGGCTTCCATAGCATTATTGAGGAAGATCTGGCCGCGGATATTGAAACTCAATCCGACTTCCACCAAATATTCCCGCTGGCGGGCAAACTGCATAAACAACGTCAATGGGAGCTGGCAGATCGCACTGCTGATACCAGCGGCGTCAATGCCTTTAAGGAATCCACTTTTGAATGGCAGTTCTGGCCGAAGGGTGGTCACTCATCACCAACAGTTGTAGATGCCTTGACCGACTCGTGGAACGTCTCCGCCAATGATCCTTACTTTGTCGGCCCTAAAGAACAGAGTTCAATTTATCGCACCCTAAAAAGGTCGGGCAACAGCCGTACGCATTTGTACACCCAGAGCCAAACCACAAGCTTTGATGCCTGGGGCAACGTGCTGCTGGCGGAAAATCGCTATGAGGAGGCCAATAGTTCTCATATTGTGGTGTCCACCACGGATACCCAGTATGCGGCTGCAGATCAGACCAACTGGTGGATCAATAAGCCCTCAAAGCAGACGGTCACCAAAAAATCCATTCAGAGTCGCAAAGGGGTAGCCATTGCCGCAAATACGGATACCCAGCAATCCGTAGTGGTGGATTTCCTGCAGTGGGACAGCAACGCCCGCAAACCCAAGCAGGTAAAAACCACGCCGTCTAATGGCAAGTGGACCCAAGTGGATACGGTTTACAACAATTACGGCCTGCCAACCAAGGTCACCACCTCCGCAGAAGGAGAAGCGCAGACACGGGTTGCGGAGACCACCGCGTTTAGCACCGATGGTTACTTCCCCAAAACGGTTAAAAATGCCCTGGGCCACACGGCAACCACCGAGACCAATGCCAAGTTTGGTAAACCGGATTCCGTCACTGATGCCAATGGTTTGACCACTCGCTACAGTTACGATGCCTTTGGCCGCGCTATTAAGGTCACGGCGCCCTCTGCGCTTGGCCTCAAGGCCGCACCGGATATCTATACAGCCCTGCAGTGGTGTAACTCTGGCTGTAGCCGCGCACCCGCCGCGGTATTTAAAACCATTCAGCAGCAGGCCGGCACGCCGGAGCAGATTACCTACCACGATCAGCTCGGCCGCGTGATCCGCACCGAAGTGCAAGCCTTCGACGGCAGCGACTGGATTGCACGAACGGTAACCTATAACACACTGGGCCAGACCACCTTCGAATCGGTACCGCACTACGCCAGCAGTGGCACCAGTTATGGTACTCGCTATCTGGATTACGACACCTTCGGCCGCGCCCTGCGCAAGACGGTAAACCAGACCAACGGCCAGCAGCTGGATGTAACCTACACCCACGAGCAGGCCAGTGGATTTACCACTGATATCCTGGTGAACGGCCGCCTGATGAGCCGCACCTACAACGGCCTGCAGCAGCTCACTGAAACTGTCGATGCTCTAAGTGGCACCACCCGCTATGCCTACGATGGTGCCGGCAATCCCATTGTCTTACAGGATGCCAACAGCAATCGCATCACCGCCAATTACAATGCCCTCGGCCAAAAGGAATGGGTGGACGACCCCAATATGGGGGCTAAATCGTTTACCTATACCGGCTTTGGCGAAGTGGAAACGGAGATCGACGGCAACCTGGATATCACCAGCTTTACCTACGACCGCCTCGGCCGCATGGAAAGTCGCAGTGTCAACGGCACAGAGGAAGCCAGCTGGAAATTCGACAGCGCCGCCAACGGCAAAGGCCTGCTCGCACGGGAGAGCCGCAGCGATGCCAGCTATGCGCGCAGCTACAGCTACGACGCCCTGAGCCGCCCCTACAAAGTCACCACGGCTATCGATGGCGAAGACTTTGTTACGCAAAGTCATTTCGACAGCAACTACGGCCGTTTAAAAGGCCTCAGCTATCCCTCCGGGCTGACCCTGCAATACGGCTATAACAGCACCGGCTACCAATTCCGTACCAGTAATGCCGCCAGTGGTTATACCTATCGGGAAATCACCCAGATGGATGCCTGGGGCGAATGGGAGTTTGCCAGTATCGCCGCCGGCAACTACACCATCGGCCGCAGCTTCCACGGGGAAACCGGGCAAATGGCCGGCACCACCTTCGACAGCCTGGTGCAAAACCACCAGGGTATTGCCTACAGCTACGACAGCTTCGGCAACTTGTTTGAACAGGTAGTACAACTGCCCTCAGAATCCCCGGCGTTGAATGTAGAGAATCACTACTACGATGTCCTTAATCGCCTGGATTACAGCACCCGCACCGATGGCCCCGGTATCGATTACGACTACGATGCCATCGGCAACCTGCTGAAAAAAGACGACTTCGCCAGCAGTTACAGCTACACCGGCGGCAGCAATGGCGGCCCCAGCGCCGTGAAGAGCGTTAGCCTGATCAATGGTGGCACCAAGACCTATGGCTACGACCAGAACGGCAACCGCACCCATGAAAATGGTGCACAGCAGATCTGGTACAACGCCTTTAACAAGCCCACCCGCATCAACCGCAACGGCGCCAACCTGTACTTCTACTACGGCGCCGACCAGATGCGCTACAAGCAGGTCAACCAAACCAGCGGCAAGACCACCCTGTATATCGACAAGCTGTTCGAAAAGATTACCGGCGGCGGTGAAACCCAGTACCGCCACTTTATCGGCGATATCGCCGTGCTCACCACCACCGAGAAAGGCAGTGATGTCACCCACCAGATCGGCTTCAGCCACCGAGACCGCCTGGGCTCCACTGCTGCCGTGGGTGATGAAGCCGGTAACCTAAGAGAAAGCCACAGCTTCGACCCCTTCGGCAAACCGCGCCAGGGCAATATTCTCGATAAAGACACCGCAATCCTGGAAAGCACCTACAGCACCCGCGGCTTTACCGATCACGAGCATCTGGATGATGTGGCATTGATCCATATGAATGGCCGGGCTTATGATTATAATCTTGGGCGGTTCCTCTCCGTGGACCCGGTGATCCAGAGCCCTGGTAATAGCCAGAGCCTGAACCCCTACAGCTACATCATGAATAATCCGCTGGCGGGGACCGATCCGAGTGGGTATACGCCTGACTGTATACAAAGCGACGATGGGACGACTACTTGTACTGGGACAGTAAAGGTTAATCAAACTGGTAGCCGAATTGTCCAGAGGGTTACAGCGACGACAACCACTTCAGGTGCCACTACCTCGGTTCACTTGTCAGGAGGGAATGGTGGAGCTCAGCAAACGGTAGCTGGAATAATCACCGCTACTTTAAAAAGTACTGGTTTCCGGGCGGTGGATATTGGTAGCCAGGCCAGTCGTGGGAATTTGCAGGGAGATCAGGGTGCTGCCGATTCTGGGCAGAGTGGTGGGGTTGGTAATTCAGGTCTAAATGAAAATGGAGTACACCACCAGCAAGTCTGTCATATGGGGTGCCATGGGATTGAGTATAGTGAGCATCGTCAAGCAACAGATGAAGAGTTAGTTCCACTTCATATTACTGCAGCCGTCATAGATCTTGCTACACCGTTACCTCCTATAGTTACTGCTTTCAGGACCCCAAAAGCTGCTGATGCGATAAATACTCTTAGAGCGGCTAGTGCAACAAAAGGTGCAAGTAAAGCTCTTCGTCCCGTTGGCAGTATTCTAGAAAGCGTTAATGATGTATTAGCAAACCCGAAGCTTCTAGCGGGTAAAACACCGGCACAAGTACATGCCATAATTGGGAAGACACCTGGATGGAAGGTGGAAACCTTGAGAAAAGGCTCAAGAAAAGGTGAGGGTTGGGTTTTCAGAGAGTACAAAAATAACGGTAAGCTCACCGGGCAAGTTATTAGATGGCATCCTGGAAGTGCGCGTAAGGGCGGAGATGCCTATTGGCGCGTTACTGATTTAATCAACGGTAAGTCGGACCCAATATTTTAG
- a CDS encoding AHH domain-containing protein, with protein sequence MAGPAINGMQREYQSVDGAEFGTINAEEAALYAQALEAIPGEGVAAKFIATKAAGLVLMRNAKSIPASLVEQISLSPNIQRMLLRSALGTAKEADMVAHHIIPLEAIKAFPELMKKAAHGGFNMNGVGNGIHLKNVSGHYYGHPVYNKAVLQELSVLNHNLSNMSAPRAAFEVQQRANMLRDSINAGTFGPWQ encoded by the coding sequence TTGGCTGGGCCTGCTATTAACGGGATGCAGCGTGAGTACCAGTCTGTTGATGGCGCTGAGTTCGGAACGATAAATGCAGAAGAAGCGGCACTTTATGCGCAGGCTTTGGAAGCTATTCCCGGCGAAGGGGTTGCAGCCAAATTTATAGCAACGAAGGCTGCCGGATTAGTTTTGATGCGAAATGCCAAATCTATCCCGGCAAGCTTGGTAGAGCAGATTTCCCTTAGTCCAAATATACAACGAATGCTTTTAAGGTCTGCTTTAGGAACTGCGAAAGAAGCAGATATGGTTGCTCACCATATTATTCCTCTGGAAGCGATAAAAGCGTTTCCCGAATTGATGAAAAAGGCTGCTCATGGAGGGTTTAATATGAATGGTGTTGGCAATGGGATTCACTTGAAAAATGTATCAGGTCATTACTATGGACACCCTGTTTATAATAAGGCTGTTTTGCAGGAGTTATCGGTGCTTAACCATAACCTGTCTAATATGAGTGCCCCAAGAGCTGCTTTTGAAGTGCAACAGAGGGCGAACATGTTGAGGGATTCCATTAATGCTGGAACATTCGGGCCTTGGCAGTGA
- a CDS encoding helix-turn-helix transcriptional regulator, with amino-acid sequence MHVGVHVDSLKKYEAGQAQPSLDALKKMALALHVSTDFLLFDEHERVLSEDLALQLEAVSQMPADEQMVVREVLESLIIKYQSRRWDSGRQAAKG; translated from the coding sequence ATACATGTTGGCGTTCATGTCGATAGCCTTAAGAAGTACGAGGCTGGACAAGCCCAGCCCTCATTGGACGCCTTGAAGAAGATGGCCCTAGCCCTCCATGTCAGTACCGACTTCTTGCTATTTGATGAACATGAGCGTGTGCTCAGTGAAGACCTGGCATTACAGCTCGAAGCCGTGAGTCAGATGCCCGCTGATGAGCAGATGGTGGTACGCGAAGTGCTGGAAAGCCTGATTATTAAATACCAGTCCCGGCGCTGGGACTCGGGGAGACAAGCCGCTAAAGGCTGA